The Deinococcus aquaedulcis genomic interval CCACGGTGCCGTGCCCAGAGGCGCCCTCGCCCGCCCTTCCCTCATCCTGGGGCCGCGCGTCGCCGTCGACAAAATCGCGCCACGTGGCGGGGTCGCTCAGGAGGTGGGTGAACATGGGGTGCTGCAGGTCCAGACCACTGTCAATCACGGCAATCACGCGCCCCGCCCCCAGGCGACTGTCGGCATAGGCATCGTCCAGGCCAATGCGCCGCCACGCAGCCGTATTGGTGGGCAAACCCTGGTAGATGCCCCCCGACCACAGCTGCTGGGCAGCCGCACTCCAGTCGGTCACGGTACTGGACCACAGGTCGCCAGTACTGCGCTCCCAGGATATTTTGCTGGCGCTGCTCCAAAAGCTGGGCGGCGTATCGGAGGGCACGGACAGCACGTCCTGGTTGGGTTCCGGTTGCGTGCCGCCGCTCTGTGCTTGCAGGGGCGCGCGGGTGGGGTTCCCCAGCACGGCAAAGGTCTCGGTGCGCAGAGCCACCTTGCCGCCGTAGCGCTGTTCCAGGGTCTCGTTGCTGACCGCTGGCGTTGTGGCCACCGTCAGAATGCTGGTGGGCCGCTGCACCTCTGGAGCAGGCAGACGGTTGCAAGCGGGGAGCAGGAGGGCGGTCAGAAGGACGCAGGGGAGAGTGCGACGCATGAAGGGCTCCTTAAGGGGGAAGAAGTAGGGAAATGCGGGCCAAAGCACCAGGAGACCACACTGTGGGCGGCGTCTAAGTGTAGTGCTTTCATGATGAGCTCACCTGAGGGCGCTGCTGCAGTCGTCTTAAGACGACTACCTCGGGCCGCTTACCCTATGTTACTGCGGGAGGGACAGAACTCTGCCGTGGCAAACTTCTCATGATCTAGGGTGATCTGTATCTGTGATCCTTATGTAAAGGGGCCTTCTCAAGAATAGAGGTGGGTGCCCGCTGACCTGTGAGTCGCCTGCAGTCAAGGAAGTGAGGAGAGTCCCGTGAACCGCTGGCGCCAGCCACATCTGCTGTTCGGAGCGCTGATGGCCTCGGCGCTGCTGCATGCTGGATGGGTGGCGACCGGTGCCCAGCCAGCGGCGCTGCGGCCGGTGCTGGGCAATCTGATCTTCTTTGCCCCCTGCCTGCTGGCAGCGGCCCTGAGCTGGACCCTCTCGCGCCGCGTCGCGGGCCAGACCCGCCGCGCCTGGGTCTTGTTTACAGCGGGGCTGCTGTGCTGGGCGGCGGGGCAGGTGGCGTACGCGTGGCTGGACCTCTCGGGGGCCTCGCCGTTCCCTTCCCTGGCCGACGTGGGGTACCTGCTCCTGGCACCCTGCTTTTTCCTGGGGGCGCTGCACATCTGGCAACCTCTGCCCTCGCGCCTGCTGGCCCTGGGCTTCGTGCTGGACGTGGCCCTGATCGTGCTGGCGCTGGGCACGGCCCTCTGGGCGTCTTCGGTGGCGCCGGTGCTCACGCTGTATGCCGGACAGCCCTTTGCCCTGGCCGTGGCCATGGCCTACCCGCTGTCGGACCTGGTGGTGGTGGCGCTGGCACTGGTCGCGGCGGTGTGGCAGCCCCGGGGCCTGGGCCAGATGCAACTGGTACTGCTGGGCAGCGGCCTGGCGGTGCTGTGCGTGGCCCACACGGTGTACGCCCAGCAGGCCGCGCGCGGCGCCTACCTGCTGGGCGCGCCGCTGGACCTGTTGTGGCCGCTGGCCTTTGTGGCGTTCGGCAGCGCTGCCTACGTGCATCTGGTTGCCCGGGACCCGCAGGCCCTGTCCAGCATGCCCCTCCCCCTGTCGGCCGCGCGGCGCCACCGCCTGAATGTGCTGCCGTCTCTGGCGCTCACCCTGCCTTACGCCGTGTTTTTTCTGGGGCCCGGCCTGCAGGGCGGGCACGCGCTGTGGCGGGCCGCGCCGCTGCTGCTGGCGCTGCTGTTTGTTCGTCAGGTGCTGGCACTGGTGGATACTGGGCGCCTGCACCGCACCCTGGAGCGGCAGGCCCGGCACGACGCCCTGACGGGGCTGCTCAACCGCAGCGCCGTGCACGAGGCCCTGACCCACTGTATTCAGGCCGCGCAGGCGCAGGGCCAGGTGGTGGGCGTCATGTTTCTGGATCTGGACCGCCTGAAGCACATCAATGACGCCTGGGGCCACGCGGCCGGCGACCAGATGCTGCGGCAGTTCGCCCAGCGGCTGCGCGCCAGCACCCGCGCGGCCGACATCGTGGGGCGTTTCGGGGGCGACGAGTTTGTGGTGGTGGCCATTGCCCAGGACCAGCAGCGTCTGCAGGCCCTGGCCCAGCGGTTGCTGCGTGGGGTGCGGCAGCCAGTAGAGCTGATGGGCCAGCACCTGGAACTGACCGCCAGTGTGGGGGTTGCGGTGTGTCCTAGCGACGCGGTGGACGCCGCCACCGCGCTGCATCAGGCGGACCTCGCCATGTACCGCGCCAAGGCCATGGGCCGCAACGCCCTGGCCT includes:
- a CDS encoding S8 family serine peptidase, with translation MRRTLPCVLLTALLLPACNRLPAPEVQRPTSILTVATTPAVSNETLEQRYGGKVALRTETFAVLGNPTRAPLQAQSGGTQPEPNQDVLSVPSDTPPSFWSSASKISWERSTGDLWSSTVTDWSAAAQQLWSGGIYQGLPTNTAAWRRIGLDDAYADSRLGAGRVIAVIDSGLDLQHPMFTHLLSDPATWRDFVDGDARPQDEGRAGEGASGHGTVVAGIAAQVAPRAKIMPLRVLDHTGRGDALSVASAIVWAVDHGADVINLSLGTAETFDVLQQAIAYANSRQVLVVAAAGNSNRPELDHPAADFAGQALNVAVGSVDSNDLKSSFSSYGTAVGLMAPGEQVAAPYPGARAGQFSGTSMSTPVVAGALALGLSQGASPEEALETLQDEAVRLDPLPGNSAYQGQLGAGRVNLSDFLDELDD
- a CDS encoding putative bifunctional diguanylate cyclase/phosphodiesterase, translating into MNRWRQPHLLFGALMASALLHAGWVATGAQPAALRPVLGNLIFFAPCLLAAALSWTLSRRVAGQTRRAWVLFTAGLLCWAAGQVAYAWLDLSGASPFPSLADVGYLLLAPCFFLGALHIWQPLPSRLLALGFVLDVALIVLALGTALWASSVAPVLTLYAGQPFALAVAMAYPLSDLVVVALALVAAVWQPRGLGQMQLVLLGSGLAVLCVAHTVYAQQAARGAYLLGAPLDLLWPLAFVAFGSAAYVHLVARDPQALSSMPLPLSAARRHRLNVLPSLALTLPYAVFFLGPGLQGGHALWRAAPLLLALLFVRQVLALVDTGRLHRTLERQARHDALTGLLNRSAVHEALTHCIQAAQAQGQVVGVMFLDLDRLKHINDAWGHAAGDQMLRQFAQRLRASTRAADIVGRFGGDEFVVVAIAQDQQRLQALAQRLLRGVRQPVELMGQHLELTASVGVAVCPSDAVDAATALHQADLAMYRAKAMGRNALAFYDARDHAAQLQQIQLEEELRAALASGALELHYQPIVALPGGELRGVEALLRWTSPSLGPVSPLKTVQLAEERGLMPQLGAWVLAEAVRQVGEWRRDAAPTLTVSVNVSASQFGLGDFVDGVVQTLARHGVPGEAVMLELTESTLIQDAQASAQKMRALRELGVRIALDDFGTGYSSLSYLRQLPVDVLKIDRSFVHTLNEGNDAFVRAIVTLGQAQGAQVVIEGIEAPAQAAAAAALGCELGQGYHFARPLSAAQLEARLSAPQWPPAEPPAQGEEGAQVPASS